In Pelotomaculum isophthalicicum JI, the sequence ACGTCAGTATTGCCCATTGCCGGGTATAGTGGGATACTGATAGCTCGTCGGTAGTAGTCTTCTACGTTCGGGCAAAGACCTGCTGGATAACCTAAGTCGCGGTAGTACGGATGGCGGTAGACCGGGAGGTAATGTACCTGGGTGCCGATACTATTCTTATAAAGCCTATCGATTAACTCCCCGCGCGGTGGGTTGTCACCGGCCAAGCGAAGTACGTATAAGTGCCAGGCCGGTTCTACACCGGGTACTACCGGTGGGGTGAGCAGATGCGGGCAGTTTTCAAAGGCTTCATTGTAACGAGCTGCGATCTCGCGCCGACGTGCGAGGAAGCGTGTCAGCTTTTTTAGCTGGCTTAACCCTAACGCGCACTGGATGTCCGTGATCCGGTAATTATAACCTAATTGCTGCATCTCATAATACCATGGGCCGTGGTTTTCCATTAGGAGGGAGGGCTCACGAACCATGCCATGCGAGCGGAATGCCAGAAGCTTATCGTAGTATCTCCGGTTGTTGGTAGTTACTGCTCCGCCTTCGCCGCAAGTAATGTGCTTTACCGGATGGAAGGAGAAGACAGTCATGTCTGCCCGGGATCCAACTGGCTTACCATTGAAGTTGGCTCCCAATGCGTGAGCAGCATCTTCCACTACGATTATGCCATAGCCGCGGGCGATCTCCATAATCTCCTCAACCGGTGCCGGCAAGCCGGTCATATCCACCGGTGCGATTACCTTTGTTCGACTTGTAATGGCTTCTTCTATCAAAGCTTGATTGATGTTAAAAGAACCGGGCGCTATATCGATAAAAACCGGTCGCGCGCCTAAATAGAGGGCGGCGTTGGCCGTGGCGGCAAAAGTTAGAGGTGTAGTAATTACTTCATCACCGTGCTTAACACCGGCGGCAAAATAAGCGGCATGAAGCGCCGCTGTCCCGGAGGAAAACACTACAGCATACTTTGCGCGTGTTGTGTCGGCAAGCGCCTGCTCGAAGCTGGCAACCTGCGGGCCTGTGGTTAGCCAGTCAGATCGCAAAACTGCTGTTACAGCGGCTATATCATCTTCGTCAACCTGTTGTTTAGCGTAAGGTATAAAGTTGGCCATTAACGGGTGAATCCCCTGT encodes:
- the pseC gene encoding UDP-4-amino-4,6-dideoxy-N-acetyl-beta-L-altrosamine transaminase, whose product is MANFIPYAKQQVDEDDIAAVTAVLRSDWLTTGPQVASFEQALADTTRAKYAVVFSSGTAALHAAYFAAGVKHGDEVITTPLTFAATANAALYLGARPVFIDIAPGSFNINQALIEEAITSRTKVIAPVDMTGLPAPVEEIMEIARGYGIIVVEDAAHALGANFNGKPVGSRADMTVFSFHPVKHITCGEGGAVTTNNRRYYDKLLAFRSHGMVREPSLLMENHGPWYYEMQQLGYNYRITDIQCALGLSQLKKLTRFLARRREIAARYNEAFENCPHLLTPPVVPGVEPAWHLYVLRLAGDNPPRGELIDRLYKNSIGTQVHYLPVYRHPYYRDLGYPAGLCPNVEDYYRRAISIPLYPAMGNTDVKRVIKVVMEEVNSLYERLLSSDVENIHHSS